One Hevea brasiliensis isolate MT/VB/25A 57/8 chromosome 5, ASM3005281v1, whole genome shotgun sequence genomic region harbors:
- the LOC110667715 gene encoding uncharacterized protein LOC110667715, translating to MGLLRSLVMMLLLIWFLWLPGHRAQLPNSEHELDALLQNYAYKALVRPKTGLPYDGDVPPDLIGIKVAALRLRSGSLRRKGVPMYKEFEIPVGVIERPYVERLVLVYQNLGNWSERYYSLAGYTHLAPVLGLLAYNASNLSATNLPVLDIRASGDPLTIKFSDVKSVPDGFVAMCVWFDLQGNPNFSNVASGNECSTIQQGHFAIVVNSTAFPPPSREHGKKNKSKVWIIVGSVLGGLLLLVLLLFLVLWVHKLKERKKMQQMERAADVGEALQMTSVGETKAPAAMVTRTQPTLENEYVP from the coding sequence ATGGGGCTTCTTCGAAGTCTCGTGATGATGCTTCTTCTCATATGGTTCCTCTGGTTGCCGGGTCATAGGGCTCAACTGCCTAATTCTGAGCATGAACTCGATGCTCTCCTCCAAAACTACGCTTACAAGGCATTGGTTCGTCCCAAGACAGGCTTGCCTTATGATGGGGATGTTCCCCCCGATTTGATTGGGATTAAGGTTGCAGCATTGAGGCTTAGGAGTGGGAGCTTAAGGAGGAAAGGTGTTCCCATGTACAAAGAATTTGAGATCCCCGTCGGAGTTATTGAGCGGCCGTATGTGGAGAGGCTTGTTTTGGTGTACCAGAATTTGGGAAATTGGTCCGAGAGGTATTATTCACTGGCTGGTTACACTCACCTTGCTCCAGTTCTGGGTCTTCTTGCTTATAATGCCTCAAACTTATCTGCTACGAATTTACCAGTATTGGACATCAGGGCATCTGGCGATCCCTTAACCATCAAATTCTCAGATGTGAAATCAGTTCCAGATGGGTTTGTTGCCATGTGTGTGTGGTTTGATTTACAAGGTAACCCAAATTTTAGCAATGTGGCATCTGGCAATGAATGTTCAACGATTCAACAGGGGCATTTTGCGATAGTTGTCAATTCTACTGCCTTTCCTCCACCATCAAGGGAACATGGAAAGAAGAATAAGTCTAAAGTGTGGATAATTGTTGGTTCTGTGCTAGGTGGACTATTGTTGTTGGTGCTTTTGTTATTTCTAGTGTTGTGGGTGCATaaattgaaggaaaggaagaaaatgcAACAGATGGAGAGGGCTGCAGACGTGGGAGAAGCCCTGCAAATGACATCAGTTGGGGAAACAAAAGCACCTGCAGCAATGGTGACTCGAACTCAACCGACCCTTGAGAATGAATATGTGCCCTAA